A window from Spirochaetales bacterium encodes these proteins:
- a CDS encoding diguanylate cyclase, with amino-acid sequence MLYCLSLLLLVVIGFVDRVTGYEISFSIFYLMPIVISSWYLGMLPGIVFAAASAVVWLVVDISGNTAYSFPLIPYWNMFVRLGFFFIISIMLSRLKKAMDREREQSHIDFLTRALNLRSFMETSARELHRMRRYRRPVTLIYLDCDNFKAVNDRFGHQTGNSLLQNVARTIGENTRATDAFARLGGDEFAILLPETDQEVALGLAGRLSGALEECMNENEWPVTFSLGIATFRSAPEDAEAMLRAADNLMYEAKNRGKNGSVDRVFDEQK; translated from the coding sequence ATGTTATATTGTTTATCCCTCCTGCTTCTCGTCGTCATCGGTTTTGTCGACAGGGTCACCGGATATGAAATATCTTTCTCGATATTCTATCTGATGCCGATCGTCATATCGAGCTGGTATCTGGGAATGCTGCCCGGAATTGTTTTTGCGGCAGCAAGCGCTGTCGTCTGGCTCGTCGTCGATATCTCGGGTAATACCGCGTATTCCTTCCCGCTGATACCATATTGGAATATGTTCGTCCGCCTCGGCTTTTTTTTCATTATCAGTATCATGCTTTCGAGACTCAAAAAAGCCATGGACAGGGAGCGGGAACAGTCGCACATCGATTTTCTGACACGGGCTTTGAATTTGCGGTCGTTTATGGAAACTTCCGCACGTGAACTCCATCGCATGAGAAGGTATCGTCGTCCCGTAACGCTGATATATCTGGATTGCGATAATTTCAAGGCCGTCAATGACCGGTTCGGGCATCAAACCGGAAATTCCCTCCTCCAGAATGTCGCAAGGACGATAGGGGAAAATACGCGTGCAACCGACGCGTTCGCCCGCCTCGGCGGCGATGAGTTCGCGATCCTGCTGCCGGAAACGGACCAAGAGGTCGCCCTCGGGCTGGCAGGCCGTCTTTCCGGGGCATTGGAGGAATGCATGAATGAAAACGAGTGGCCGGTAACGTTCAGCCTCGGTATCGCGACCTTCAGAAGCGCTCCGGAGGATGCGGAAGCGATGTTGAGGGCCGCGGACAACCTTATGTACGAGGCGAAGAACCGGGGCAAAAACGGAAGCGTCGACAGGGTTTTCGACGAACAGAAATAA